One stretch of Cetobacterium sp. NK01 DNA includes these proteins:
- a CDS encoding tryptophanase: MAIKYVPEPFRIKMVETIKMTTSEERAEKIKEANYNLFNLRGEDVYIDLLTDSGTNAMSQDQWAGVMRGDEAYAGASSYFKLVNTAKDIFGYEFIQPVHQGRAAEKVLFPTFLKSGQYAISNMFFDTTRAHVILAGARPLDCVVPEAKDPGKRSKFKGNMDVEKMEKLIQEYGPEKIGLVVLTITNNSAGGQPVSMKNAREVAAICKKYNIPLNIDAARYAENAYFIKRDEPECANMSIKDIIKEMFSYADFFTMSAKKDTIVNMGGLIGVKNAVENADMILKIKANCISFEGFTTYGGLSGRDLEALAIGLLEGIDENFLRYRIGQMEYLASRLDDAGIIYQSPVGGHGVFVDASKIFPNIPFNEFPGQVLAIELYKEAGIRSCDIGSYMLGNDPDTNEQLEADFEFTRLAIPRRVYTQAHLDVIADALIAIKERAHEITRGYRITWEPPILRHFQASLEIIED, translated from the coding sequence ATGGCTATCAAGTATGTTCCAGAACCATTTAGAATTAAAATGGTTGAAACAATTAAAATGACTACATCAGAAGAAAGAGCAGAAAAAATTAAAGAGGCTAATTACAATCTTTTTAATTTAAGAGGAGAGGATGTTTACATTGATTTATTAACGGATTCAGGAACTAATGCAATGAGTCAAGATCAATGGGCAGGGGTAATGAGAGGTGATGAAGCGTATGCAGGAGCTTCAAGTTATTTTAAATTAGTAAATACTGCTAAGGATATTTTTGGATATGAATTTATTCAACCAGTGCATCAAGGAAGAGCAGCAGAAAAAGTGTTATTTCCAACTTTTTTAAAGTCAGGACAATATGCAATTTCAAATATGTTTTTTGATACAACAAGAGCACATGTTATCCTAGCAGGAGCAAGACCTTTAGATTGTGTAGTCCCAGAGGCAAAAGATCCAGGTAAAAGATCTAAATTTAAAGGAAATATGGATGTTGAAAAAATGGAAAAATTAATACAAGAGTATGGTCCAGAAAAAATAGGATTAGTAGTATTGACTATTACAAATAACTCTGCTGGTGGACAACCTGTTTCAATGAAAAATGCTCGAGAAGTCGCAGCTATTTGTAAAAAATATAATATACCATTAAATATAGATGCAGCACGTTATGCAGAAAATGCATATTTTATAAAAAGAGATGAGCCTGAATGTGCAAACATGTCGATAAAAGATATAATAAAAGAGATGTTTTCTTATGCAGATTTCTTCACTATGTCAGCAAAAAAAGATACAATAGTTAATATGGGAGGACTAATAGGAGTAAAAAATGCTGTAGAAAATGCAGATATGATCTTAAAAATAAAAGCAAATTGTATAAGTTTTGAAGGATTTACAACTTATGGAGGGCTTTCGGGAAGAGATTTAGAAGCACTAGCTATAGGATTATTAGAAGGAATCGATGAAAACTTTTTAAGATATAGAATTGGACAGATGGAGTATTTAGCTTCTCGTCTTGATGATGCAGGAATTATATATCAATCTCCAGTTGGTGGACACGGTGTATTTGTAGATGCTTCAAAAATTTTCCCAAATATACCATTTAATGAGTTTCCAGGACAAGTCTTAGCTATAGAACTTTATAAAGAAGCAGGAATTAGAAGTTGTGATATAGGCTCTTACATGTTAGGAAATGACCCAGATACAAATGAGCAATTAGAAGCAGATTTTGAATTTACAAGACTTGCTATTCCTAGAAGAGTTTACACACAAGCCCATTTAGATGTAATAGCAGATGCTCTAATAGCGATAAAAGAGAGAGCTCATGAAATCACAAGAGGCTACAGAATAACTTGGGAACCACCGATATTAAGACACTTCCAAGCTTCCCTAGAGATTATAGAAGATTAA
- a CDS encoding TolC family protein yields MKKYLLLFLTLNIVTFSIELTLDKSIDLAKKNNRQLKEKNITIKQKKLNENVKIKNALPSLRAQTIYIDHDESKNLNSSFQNGIYLSQPIFTGGELYYNIKSSKALREFEENDYITQNINLELNVIQTYISCLQLKKTLNVYKTSQKEKQEELKKQQEFYNLSLIDKSEVLKIETSLYQTETSILKIKNNIIAQELTLKNLLGLNIEENIILKEMNFSNFMTINIDLKKDTERALSNSTLSKKLDKNILISEYNSKSNRSSFLPKVDLEYGYESLEESSFSKSNNDWEWRVGITFKWDIFNFGSGIDSYKESTLEIEKQKISKIDSLEILKKQIKTAYLDLITAKEVIITNEKALLTAFETFKIDKEKFSNRIIDSVDFLKSESQLREAQITHINSQLDYFLYYQQYLSLLK; encoded by the coding sequence ATGAAAAAATACCTACTACTATTTTTAACTTTGAATATAGTTACTTTTTCTATAGAGTTAACATTGGATAAATCTATTGATTTAGCTAAAAAAAACAACCGACAACTCAAAGAAAAAAATATTACTATAAAACAAAAAAAATTAAATGAAAATGTAAAAATTAAAAATGCTCTTCCCTCTCTTAGAGCACAAACTATATACATTGATCATGATGAATCAAAAAACTTAAATAGTTCTTTTCAAAATGGTATTTATCTATCACAGCCTATTTTTACAGGTGGTGAACTTTACTATAATATTAAAAGTAGTAAAGCTCTTAGAGAATTTGAAGAAAATGACTATATTACCCAAAATATTAATTTAGAGTTAAATGTTATTCAAACTTATATTAGCTGTCTTCAACTTAAGAAAACTTTGAATGTATATAAGACTTCTCAAAAAGAGAAACAAGAAGAATTAAAAAAACAACAAGAATTTTACAATCTTAGTCTTATCGATAAAAGTGAAGTTTTGAAAATTGAAACATCATTATATCAAACCGAAACATCAATCCTTAAAATTAAAAATAATATTATTGCTCAAGAACTTACTTTAAAAAATCTTTTAGGATTAAATATTGAAGAAAACATAATTTTAAAAGAAATGAATTTTTCAAATTTTATGACAATAAATATTGATTTAAAAAAAGATACTGAAAGAGCTTTATCGAATAGTACTCTTTCTAAAAAACTAGACAAAAATATTTTAATTAGTGAGTATAATTCTAAAAGTAATCGAAGCAGTTTCCTTCCTAAAGTAGATTTAGAGTACGGTTATGAATCTTTAGAGGAGTCAAGTTTTTCAAAATCTAATAATGACTGGGAATGGAGAGTTGGGATTACTTTTAAATGGGATATTTTTAACTTTGGAAGTGGCATTGATAGTTATAAAGAGTCAACTTTAGAGATTGAAAAGCAAAAAATTTCAAAAATAGATTCACTAGAGATATTAAAAAAACAGATTAAAACTGCTTATTTAGATTTAATAACAGCTAAAGAAGTTATTATTACAAATGAAAAGGCTCTTTTAACAGCTTTTGAAACATTTAAAATTGATAAAGAGAAATTTTCTAATAGAATTATTGACTCTGTTGATTTTTTAAAAAGTGAATCACAACTTCGAGAGGCTCAAATTACTCATATAAACTCTCAACTTGATTACTTCTTATACTATCAACAGTATCTATCACTTTTAAAATAA
- a CDS encoding efflux RND transporter periplasmic adaptor subunit, which produces MNKILLTLFFTLILVGCKDKKVTQEVKSEIIKEVKVQELKIQNIKNTKIYNGDINPLKEVSIITPTGGYAKNIRYKNGDIINSETTILTLTDAATEASYFEAEGTLIKSRSNYNTSKISFEKYKNLFEKKLISEELYLQSKNNMEQSLGELKIAEANFIRANDNYKRLFVKSDISGVITDLDIKNNEKISSNSKLLTVIENNIMEIKIAVNGEDIKNITPEKEAKVYISDLDKTVIGKVSEINLSADTNTKKYNIKIQIPNNDKSILKGMYGKVEMEQMEINGLFVPQEAVMIKDLYSYIAVIRDNQSIIYKVDRGISQGNLQEIYFENFKEGDKVVVQGQYLLNNNDKVREI; this is translated from the coding sequence ATGAATAAAATATTACTTACACTTTTTTTTACTCTAATTTTAGTTGGATGTAAAGATAAAAAAGTTACTCAAGAGGTAAAATCTGAAATTATCAAAGAGGTTAAGGTTCAAGAATTAAAAATCCAAAATATTAAAAATACTAAAATTTATAATGGAGATATAAATCCCTTAAAAGAGGTTAGTATTATAACTCCCACTGGAGGTTATGCTAAAAATATTAGATATAAAAATGGAGATATAATTAATTCAGAAACAACTATTTTAACTTTAACAGATGCAGCTACTGAAGCTAGCTATTTTGAAGCAGAAGGTACACTAATTAAATCTAGATCAAATTATAATACATCTAAAATTTCCTTTGAAAAATATAAAAATTTATTTGAAAAGAAACTTATTTCAGAGGAACTGTATCTTCAATCTAAAAATAATATGGAGCAAAGTTTAGGTGAATTAAAAATTGCAGAAGCTAATTTTATAAGAGCCAATGATAATTATAAAAGACTTTTTGTAAAATCTGATATATCTGGAGTCATAACGGATTTGGATATTAAAAATAACGAAAAAATATCTTCTAATTCTAAGCTGTTAACTGTGATTGAAAATAATATAATGGAAATAAAAATTGCTGTAAATGGAGAAGATATTAAAAATATAACTCCTGAAAAAGAAGCTAAAGTTTATATTTCAGATTTAGATAAAACCGTTATTGGAAAAGTTAGTGAAATAAATTTATCTGCTGATACTAATACAAAAAAATATAATATTAAAATACAAATTCCAAACAATGACAAATCTATTTTAAAAGGGATGTATGGTAAAGTAGAAATGGAGCAAATGGAAATTAATGGACTTTTTGTTCCTCAAGAAGCTGTTATGATTAAAGATCTTTACTCATATATTGCAGTTATTCGTGACAATCAATCCATCATTTATAAAGTTGATCGTGGAATCTCTCAAGGAAATCTTCAAGAAATATATTTTGAGAATTTTAAAGAGGGAGATAAAGTTGTTGTTCAAGGACAATATCTTCTTAATAATAACGATAAAGTGAGGGAGATTTAG
- a CDS encoding efflux RND transporter permease subunit: protein MRLLSEFSIKKPATATMIIISMIFFGLLGLSKMPIELMPNTSNPTVRITIEWKGATPEDVDKMITKKVEDILPNVDGITEYSSTSSSETSKINVKFKYGTNIETKITLIQNEINQIKNKLPEDIEEPSIREQSMGSIPAAVLTMSGGDPMEVRTYAENSLKPLLERIEGVSQIIIFGGKEQEVLVEIDPEKLENYNFGILEVSNLISRASTTIPGGQVKEGEKEFYIKVQGELKTPQEIENIILKNDNGHLLRLKDVADIRIDTKDPSSLFRKNSSDGLVIVVAKTDDGNAIEIVDSINKTLKKVKNSLPLNSTIDYDFDSTITINNSINNVKETGIIGLILASGILYLFLKSISATIVIAVAIPISVIFTFFLLNAQGLTLNLVSLMGLSLGIGMLVDNSVVVLDNIYRHLSELGKNRVQAAKDGAAEMGLPVLASTLTTVSVFLPIVFQEGMAKEQFKDLSYSISYSLFASLIVALVFVPMLSSKILNEKKDINSEGKFIKKLKKIYLSILRWAIKNRGITAILTILLFIGSIFAASTLGGGFIPTTDEGRFAIVAKLPSSADINMSNRIGSILENKVKDISIVNSYTMSGDTSNAILNINAGLKTSRKESLQEIVKNLRLTFTGIPDVILTVIPSYVFGSDGIYDVEFELYSDNESQLKEISEKLKEKMYYINGITDISSSFEGGKPEGKIIVDREKAKFYGVDIESLALMIKTQILGGQPITINSDNQEIDVTVQLQKKYRTSTKLLMDSRITLDNGKNIRISDIANLVLEEGPSKIEKKDKKKKVVLFANLENGFDLQSAKNSIIETFNNLGIPESISFGFGGDSADIANMGNQLFISFLVAIFLIYFILVWQFESFIFPFIILLSIPLSTMGALYSLALFRVNLDAMVAVGFVMLAGIVVNNAIVLIDFINIRREAGDNINRALIVSGKTRLRPILMTTLTTVLGMIPLALSNGDGSEMYAGMSFVVIFGLSTATLFTLIVIPVFYYLVDDMKKHIKKITRR from the coding sequence ATGAGATTACTTTCTGAATTTTCTATAAAAAAACCTGCAACAGCAACAATGATTATAATATCTATGATATTCTTTGGTCTATTAGGTCTATCAAAAATGCCAATAGAACTAATGCCAAATACATCCAATCCAACCGTTAGAATTACTATTGAGTGGAAAGGAGCTACTCCTGAAGATGTTGATAAAATGATTACTAAAAAAGTTGAAGATATTCTTCCAAATGTTGATGGTATCACAGAATATTCTTCTACATCAAGTTCAGAGACATCAAAAATAAATGTAAAATTTAAATATGGAACTAACATCGAAACAAAAATAACTTTAATACAAAATGAAATTAACCAAATAAAAAATAAATTACCTGAAGATATTGAAGAACCATCTATTAGAGAACAATCTATGGGTTCTATTCCAGCTGCTGTTTTAACTATGTCTGGAGGAGACCCCATGGAAGTCAGAACTTATGCTGAAAATAGTTTAAAACCACTTTTAGAGAGAATCGAAGGTGTTTCGCAAATTATAATTTTTGGTGGTAAAGAACAAGAGGTTTTAGTCGAAATTGATCCTGAAAAACTCGAAAACTATAACTTTGGAATTTTAGAAGTTTCTAATTTAATATCTAGGGCAAGTACTACTATTCCTGGTGGACAAGTTAAAGAGGGTGAAAAAGAGTTTTATATAAAAGTTCAAGGGGAGTTAAAAACTCCTCAAGAAATTGAAAATATTATTTTAAAAAATGATAATGGTCATCTTCTAAGACTAAAAGATGTTGCAGATATTAGAATTGATACTAAAGACCCTTCTAGTTTATTTAGAAAAAATAGTTCCGATGGTCTAGTTATCGTTGTTGCTAAAACTGATGATGGAAACGCTATTGAAATTGTAGATTCTATTAATAAGACTTTAAAAAAAGTTAAAAACTCCCTACCTTTAAATTCTACTATCGATTACGACTTTGACTCTACAATTACAATTAATAATTCAATAAATAATGTTAAAGAAACTGGAATTATTGGTTTAATTTTAGCTTCAGGTATATTATATTTGTTTTTAAAAAGTATATCTGCTACTATAGTTATTGCTGTAGCTATACCAATATCTGTTATTTTTACATTTTTCCTTTTAAATGCTCAAGGTTTAACACTAAACCTTGTCTCACTAATGGGATTATCTTTAGGAATTGGTATGCTTGTTGACAACTCTGTTGTTGTTTTAGATAATATATATAGACATCTGAGTGAACTTGGGAAGAATAGAGTTCAAGCTGCTAAAGATGGAGCCGCTGAAATGGGCCTTCCTGTTTTAGCATCAACTTTAACAACAGTTTCTGTATTTTTACCAATAGTTTTCCAAGAAGGAATGGCTAAGGAACAATTTAAAGATCTTTCATATTCTATCTCTTATTCATTATTTGCTTCATTAATTGTTGCCTTGGTTTTTGTTCCTATGCTTTCAAGTAAAATATTGAATGAAAAAAAAGATATAAACTCAGAAGGAAAATTTATAAAAAAACTAAAAAAAATATATCTTTCAATTCTAAGATGGGCTATTAAAAATAGAGGAATTACTGCTATTTTAACTATATTACTTTTTATAGGTTCTATTTTTGCAGCTTCAACGTTAGGCGGAGGATTTATTCCTACAACTGATGAAGGAAGATTCGCTATTGTTGCGAAACTTCCTTCTAGTGCCGATATAAATATGAGCAATAGAATTGGAAGTATATTAGAAAATAAAGTTAAAGATATATCTATTGTTAACTCATATACTATGTCTGGAGATACTAGCAATGCTATTTTAAATATAAATGCTGGACTAAAAACATCTAGAAAGGAAAGTTTACAAGAAATTGTTAAAAATTTAAGATTAACTTTTACAGGTATTCCAGATGTTATTTTAACTGTTATTCCTTCTTATGTATTCGGTTCTGATGGTATTTACGATGTTGAATTTGAACTTTACTCTGATAATGAATCACAACTAAAAGAAATATCTGAAAAGTTAAAAGAAAAAATGTACTATATCAATGGAATAACAGATATTTCCTCTTCTTTTGAAGGCGGAAAACCTGAAGGGAAGATTATTGTGGATAGAGAAAAAGCCAAGTTTTATGGAGTTGACATTGAAAGCCTAGCACTAATGATTAAAACCCAAATTTTAGGAGGACAGCCAATCACGATAAATAGTGATAATCAAGAGATTGATGTGACCGTACAACTTCAAAAAAAATATAGAACTTCTACAAAACTACTAATGGACTCTCGGATTACTTTAGATAATGGAAAAAATATTAGAATCTCTGATATAGCTAACCTTGTTTTAGAAGAAGGTCCATCTAAGATTGAAAAAAAAGATAAAAAAAAGAAAGTTGTTCTTTTTGCTAATTTAGAAAATGGATTTGATTTACAAAGCGCTAAAAATTCTATTATAGAAACGTTTAATAATTTAGGTATCCCTGAAAGTATTTCTTTTGGATTTGGTGGAGATAGTGCCGATATAGCTAATATGGGAAATCAACTTTTCATAAGTTTCTTAGTTGCCATATTCTTAATCTATTTTATTTTAGTTTGGCAATTTGAATCTTTTATTTTTCCATTTATTATTTTGCTTTCAATTCCTCTTTCAACTATGGGTGCTTTGTACAGTTTAGCTTTATTTAGAGTTAATCTTGATGCTATGGTTGCTGTTGGTTTTGTAATGCTTGCTGGAATAGTTGTTAATAACGCTATAGTTTTAATTGATTTTATAAATATTAGAAGAGAAGCTGGTGATAATATTAACCGAGCTCTTATTGTATCTGGTAAAACAAGACTTAGACCTATACTTATGACTACTTTAACTACTGTTTTAGGAATGATCCCCTTAGCTTTAAGTAATGGTGATGGTTCTGAAATGTATGCTGGAATGTCTTTTGTTGTTATATTTGGACTCTCTACCGCTACTTTGTTTACCTTAATTGTTATTCCTGTTTTCTATTATCTAGTTGATGATATGAAAAAACATATAAAAAAGATTACTAGGAGATAA
- a CDS encoding MerR family transcriptional regulator yields MFDEFFTIGEVSKSTNIPISTLRYYDKVGLLSPAFKNDDTNYRYYTPMQIITLKVISHMRHLGFSIEYIKSHFENMDYEHTLQLFEKVLLETKLEIKKLKNTEKELVESWNKFKENFQLEKKVGIPFIDETADIKGIIYNGPVHSLGELSKTLKNIDNFEISNNLTPVLRGFKVSFNNWKKNRFTKDCLIASMKENHTNKSIVIPKGKYACVYGKGTFEEQNIIENLLNWIKENGYSPKNEFYLTFTDLIMFKSKKDFLYLLRIPII; encoded by the coding sequence ATGTTTGATGAATTTTTTACAATAGGAGAAGTTTCTAAATCTACGAATATTCCAATATCAACTCTACGATATTATGATAAGGTTGGTTTACTTTCTCCAGCTTTTAAAAATGACGATACTAATTACCGTTACTATACACCTATGCAAATAATTACATTAAAAGTAATTAGTCATATGAGGCATTTGGGATTTTCTATTGAATATATAAAAAGTCATTTTGAAAATATGGATTATGAACACACTTTACAACTATTTGAAAAAGTGTTATTAGAAACAAAATTAGAAATAAAAAAACTAAAAAATACAGAAAAAGAACTAGTTGAAAGTTGGAATAAATTTAAAGAAAATTTCCAATTAGAAAAAAAGGTTGGTATTCCCTTTATAGATGAAACTGCTGATATTAAAGGGATTATTTATAATGGCCCTGTTCATTCTTTAGGAGAATTAAGCAAAACATTAAAAAATATTGATAATTTTGAAATTAGTAATAATTTAACACCTGTTTTAAGAGGGTTTAAGGTTTCCTTTAATAATTGGAAAAAAAATAGATTTACTAAAGATTGTCTTATTGCTAGTATGAAAGAAAATCATACAAATAAATCAATAGTTATTCCTAAAGGAAAATATGCTTGTGTTTATGGTAAAGGTACTTTTGAAGAACAAAATATTATTGAAAATCTTTTAAATTGGATAAAAGAAAATGGATATTCACCTAAAAACGAGTTTTATTTAACGTTCACAGATCTAATTATGTTTAAAAGTAAAAAAGATTTTTTATATCTTTTGAGAATCCCAATAATTTAA
- a CDS encoding sulfurtransferase: MKKILFLLIILSTILLGKDISTNELLKNLNNSEWIIVDTRDSNEYNGWNLSNLKINGHIKGATDLSANWLKTKYLSSNNKEILKQRVLEKGIISEKNIVLYGTTTEIKEVEKYLKENGIKNIYFYDLEKNKDYNKLPFEAYENYEILVPATWVKNAMDKNEIKVFEVSWGSIKDAAVYLAGHIPGAPHINTDSIEPPPKWMLNTDENLIKFAEEMGISKNDAVVLYGEDVMASYRLAIILKYLGVKDVRVLNGGLDAWKDAGYKTEMGIVKPTPIKDFGSKVPLNKNLIVNENGAKQVLKDNKNSKLLVDIRSYNERIGKESGYSYMDRKGRIKGSVWGKSGTKSTTLEDYRNIDNTMRNSYEIISMWSGLGINTNKELTFFCGSGWRAAEVLFYSQVMGLKNNALYSNGWMEWSEDSSNPIETGIEN, from the coding sequence ATGAAAAAAATATTATTTTTACTAATAATTTTATCAACAATTTTATTAGGAAAGGATATCTCAACTAATGAGCTATTAAAAAATCTTAATAATTCTGAATGGATTATAGTTGATACAAGAGATAGTAATGAATATAATGGATGGAATTTATCTAATCTAAAAATAAATGGACATATAAAGGGAGCTACTGATTTATCTGCTAATTGGCTAAAAACAAAATATTTAAGTTCTAATAATAAAGAGATATTGAAGCAAAGAGTTTTAGAAAAAGGAATTATATCTGAAAAAAACATTGTTTTATACGGAACAACTACCGAAATTAAAGAGGTAGAGAAATATCTAAAAGAAAATGGAATAAAAAACATTTATTTTTATGATCTTGAAAAAAATAAAGATTATAACAAATTGCCTTTTGAAGCATATGAAAATTATGAAATTCTAGTTCCTGCAACTTGGGTAAAAAATGCTATGGATAAAAATGAGATTAAAGTTTTTGAAGTATCTTGGGGAAGTATAAAAGATGCTGCTGTATATTTAGCTGGTCATATTCCAGGAGCACCACATATTAATACAGATAGTATAGAGCCACCACCAAAATGGATGCTAAATACGGATGAAAATTTAATTAAATTTGCGGAAGAGATGGGAATATCTAAAAATGATGCAGTTGTTCTTTACGGAGAAGATGTAATGGCTTCGTATAGATTAGCTATAATTTTAAAATATCTTGGAGTAAAAGATGTAAGAGTTTTAAATGGCGGTTTAGATGCTTGGAAAGATGCTGGATACAAAACAGAAATGGGAATTGTTAAACCAACTCCAATTAAAGATTTTGGATCTAAAGTTCCTTTAAATAAAAATTTAATAGTAAATGAAAATGGAGCAAAGCAAGTTTTAAAAGATAATAAAAATTCAAAACTTTTAGTAGATATTAGATCATATAATGAGAGAATCGGAAAAGAATCAGGATATTCATATATGGATAGAAAAGGTAGAATTAAAGGATCCGTATGGGGAAAATCTGGAACTAAATCAACAACATTGGAAGACTATAGAAATATTGATAATACAATGAGAAATAGTTATGAAATTATCTCTATGTGGTCTGGATTAGGAATTAATACAAATAAAGAGTTAACATTTTTCTGTGGATCAGGATGGAGAGCAGCAGAAGTATTATTTTATTCTCAAGTGATGGGATTAAAAAATAATGCTCTTTATTCCAATGGTTGGATGGAATGGAGTGAAGATAGTTCAAATCCAATTGAAACAGGGATAGAGAACTAA
- a CDS encoding YbaN family protein gives MKKKLYLILGCLSLILGAIGIFLPLLPTTPFILLSAFLFERSSEKFHRLLLENRVFGKYIKDYTQKKGITYKNKIIAISVMTLGMGKGFLSMQDIYGRVFLLIVYLVVLTHILKLKTLKKN, from the coding sequence ATGAAGAAAAAATTATATTTAATATTAGGGTGTTTATCTTTGATTTTAGGAGCTATCGGAATATTTTTACCTCTTTTACCAACAACACCTTTTATACTTTTATCTGCATTTTTATTTGAAAGAAGTTCTGAAAAATTTCATAGATTGTTGTTAGAAAATAGAGTATTTGGAAAATATATAAAAGATTATACGCAAAAAAAAGGAATAACATATAAAAATAAAATAATAGCAATAAGTGTAATGACTTTAGGAATGGGGAAAGGTTTTCTTTCGATGCAAGATATTTATGGACGTGTATTTCTTTTAATAGTATATTTAGTAGTTTTAACTCATATTTTAAAATTAAAAACATTGAAAAAAAATTAA